A genomic region of Gemmatimonadota bacterium contains the following coding sequences:
- a CDS encoding ABC transporter ATP-binding protein, producing the protein MGAGRAVVELDAVTKSFGAAKAVDRVSLAIHEGEFFSLLGPSGCGKTTTLRLIAGFETPDPAGGEVRIGGVRVNEKRPYDRGVGMVFQSYALFPHLDVRRNVGFGLQQRGTARADMAGRVDRALELVRLDPGTYAARMPAELSGGQRQRVALARALVLEPKILLLDEPLGALDLKLRKEMQLELKALNRSLGITFIYVTHDQEEALTMSDRIAVMDLARVAQLGTPADVYENPRTGFVASFIGESNFLEGRAVATDSGLVDVVGANVRFRIRPEQAVAAGQVVRIAVRPEWMDLYPVGAVPAGENALPGAVDEVIYLGETIHVIVALDAGLKVTVALRNEGQLIKPLPWTRGARVAAAWLPEDAQILEDDR; encoded by the coding sequence GTGGGAGCTGGCCGGGCGGTCGTCGAACTCGATGCCGTCACCAAGAGCTTCGGAGCGGCCAAGGCGGTCGATCGAGTCTCGCTCGCCATTCACGAGGGCGAGTTCTTCTCCCTCCTCGGCCCGTCGGGTTGCGGCAAGACGACCACGCTTCGGCTCATCGCCGGCTTCGAGACCCCCGATCCTGCGGGTGGCGAGGTCCGGATCGGCGGTGTTCGCGTCAACGAAAAACGTCCCTACGATCGCGGTGTCGGGATGGTGTTCCAGAGTTACGCCCTGTTTCCCCACCTCGATGTCCGCCGAAATGTCGGGTTCGGCCTCCAGCAGCGCGGCACGGCCCGGGCCGACATGGCCGGCCGGGTCGATCGGGCGCTGGAGTTGGTCCGGCTCGATCCCGGCACCTACGCCGCTCGGATGCCGGCGGAACTTTCGGGAGGCCAGCGGCAGCGGGTTGCGCTGGCCCGGGCCTTGGTCCTCGAACCCAAGATATTGCTCCTCGATGAGCCGTTAGGGGCCCTCGATCTGAAACTCCGGAAGGAAATGCAACTCGAGCTGAAGGCCCTCAACCGGTCGCTCGGGATCACCTTCATCTACGTCACTCACGACCAAGAAGAAGCGCTCACCATGTCGGACCGGATCGCCGTCATGGACTTGGCTCGGGTGGCCCAGCTCGGGACCCCGGCCGATGTCTACGAGAATCCCCGGACCGGGTTCGTCGCATCCTTCATTGGCGAGTCGAACTTTCTCGAGGGGCGCGCCGTGGCGACCGATAGTGGCTTGGTCGACGTGGTCGGCGCCAATGTCAGATTCCGAATCCGGCCAGAGCAGGCTGTTGCCGCCGGCCAAGTCGTCAGGATCGCCGTCCGGCCCGAGTGGATGGACCTGTATCCGGTCGGCGCGGTGCCCGCCGGCGAGAACGCGCTGCCTGGGGCGGTCGATGAAGTGATCTATCTCGGCGAGACGATCCACGTCATCGTAGCCCTCGACGCGGGCCTGAAGGTCACCGTGGCCCTCCGGAACGAGGGACAGCTGATCAAGCCGCTGCCCTGGACCCGGGGCGCCCGGGTCGCGGCGGCGTGGCTTCCCGAGGACGCCCAGATTCTCGAGGACGATCGATGA
- the gabT gene encoding 4-aminobutyrate--2-oxoglutarate transaminase gives MNSVIRLTTPLPGPKSLALGARRAAAVPKGVAISSGLAVVRAENAMIEDADGNRLIDFAGGIGVMNAGHRHPAMVDAVRAQLDQLTHACFAVSSYQGYVEVAERLNALTPGSHAKRTLLVNTGAEAIENAVKIARYATGRGAVVALEHAFHGRTNLTMALTAKPMPYKKGFGPFAPEVYRIPYSYCYRCDRGAGSGCCQAAPGYWDRIFTGLVEPTHVAAIVMELQSGEGGFIPAAPDAVTALAAFAKHHGILLIIDEIQTGFGRTGKMFACEHYGIVPDLIATAKSLAGGLPLAAVTGRAEIMDSVHPGGLGGTYGGNPLACAAALAVMDVMAREHLSERGVVVGDAVRSRFHQMATRFPVIGDVRGLGAMMALELVKDRTTKEPDKERTARVQAEALKRGLLLLTAGTYGNVVRVLVPLTIDDAALAEGLAVLEQAFEATQ, from the coding sequence ATGAATTCCGTCATTCGGTTAACCACCCCGCTGCCGGGCCCGAAGAGCCTGGCGTTGGGCGCCCGTCGGGCCGCCGCTGTTCCCAAAGGGGTCGCGATCTCGAGCGGCCTGGCCGTGGTTCGGGCCGAAAACGCCATGATCGAAGATGCCGACGGCAACCGGCTCATCGACTTTGCCGGCGGCATCGGGGTCATGAATGCGGGCCACCGTCACCCGGCGATGGTCGACGCGGTCCGAGCCCAGCTCGACCAACTGACCCACGCCTGCTTCGCGGTGTCCAGTTACCAGGGATATGTCGAAGTGGCCGAACGGCTCAACGCGCTGACGCCAGGCTCCCATGCCAAGCGGACCCTGCTCGTCAATACCGGCGCGGAGGCCATCGAGAACGCCGTCAAGATTGCCCGATACGCGACCGGGCGGGGCGCGGTGGTGGCGCTCGAGCATGCCTTCCACGGCCGCACCAATCTCACCATGGCCCTCACCGCCAAGCCGATGCCCTATAAAAAAGGCTTCGGCCCCTTCGCGCCTGAGGTCTACCGGATTCCGTACTCCTATTGCTATCGCTGCGACCGGGGCGCGGGTTCCGGTTGCTGCCAGGCGGCGCCAGGGTATTGGGACCGGATCTTCACGGGACTCGTCGAGCCGACGCACGTGGCCGCGATTGTCATGGAGCTGCAGTCCGGCGAAGGCGGCTTCATTCCGGCGGCCCCCGACGCGGTGACCGCGTTGGCCGCGTTCGCCAAGCACCATGGCATCCTGTTGATCATCGATGAAATCCAGACCGGGTTCGGCCGGACCGGCAAGATGTTCGCGTGTGAACACTACGGCATCGTGCCCGACCTGATCGCCACGGCCAAATCCCTGGCCGGAGGGCTGCCCCTGGCCGCCGTGACCGGCCGGGCCGAGATCATGGATTCGGTCCATCCCGGCGGGCTCGGCGGTACCTACGGCGGGAACCCCCTGGCCTGTGCCGCCGCCTTGGCGGTCATGGACGTGATGGCTCGGGAGCATCTCTCCGAGCGAGGCGTGGTGGTCGGCGACGCCGTGCGATCCCGGTTCCACCAAATGGCCACCCGCTTCCCGGTCATCGGCGACGTTCGTGGACTCGGGGCCATGATGGCCCTCGAACTGGTCAAAGACCGGACCACCAAAGAGCCGGACAAAGAACGAACCGCTCGGGTCCAGGCCGAGGCACTCAAACGCGGGCTGTTGTTGCTGACCGCGGGAACCTACGGCAACGTGGTTCGGGTGCTCGTGCCATTAACCATCGATGATGCGGCGCTGGCCGAAGGCCTGGCCGTGCTCGAACAGGCATTCGAGGCTACCCAGTAG